The DNA window GAGACTCCCCTGCGAAGCCCCGGTGGTATTGTTTATCGCCACGGTGCTGTTGGGCGTACTCCCCGACAGGGTGGATGTACACCCTGCAATGAGGAGGGATCCTGCAATGAGGAAGAGGATCATAAAACCAAGAAGTTTATTTTTCATAGTTTATAATATGCAAATGTAAAATATATGTGTTGTTAAACTGATCGGGAAGAGGTGAGATGAAAGATCCGAACAGGGATGAATTATGAACCCTCTTCCCTATATCTCTTCAATTAGCATGATATGGGATTCATTCCGCGTGAATACAATTAAATAGATCCAGCATCCATTGACCCGTGGAGTGAATCATGAAGATCAGCGCACGAAACCAGATTGCAGGAACAGTAAAGTCGATCAAGAAAGGTCCAGTGAGCACAGAGGTTGTGATCACCATCGCCGGAGGGAATGAACTCGTCTCATCGATCACCACGACCTCTGCAGAGAACATGAATCTGAAGGAAGGATCGAAGGTTTTTGCGGTCATAAAAGCATCAGAAGTGATGGTTGGAACCGATTAAACCCTCTCTTTTCATTATTCCGGACGTCGGATCCTAATCGAACCGGCTCGCAAGCAAAGCATCGAGATACTCCGAGGGATAGGCCCCCTTGTCCGGGTTGAACCAGACCTCGACCTGCTTCTCGCCGATGAGTGCATGAATCTCAAGAAGACCGTACTTCTGAATGATATTCACCGGGCCAGCTGCTGTCTCCCGCACATACAGGTCCTCGTTCCCTAAAAACGAGTCGATGTCCTCTCTGGTCACCGGGCGGGAGAGACGGTAGAGACGACGCTGCCAGCCGGGATTGGGTGGGATCGGGTTTTGAAAGGGGGATGTCATGGTTCACGCTCTTTTTTTGGAGGGGAGAATTGCGGATACAGAACTCTGTCCCTGTTCAGATATATCCTTGTGTTGATGGTATCTACGCAGTTCCATCTCCACCATTCCACCAGATATGGGCACTGAACGATCGCCCCCCAAACGAAAAACCGTCACCGGATCGATGGAGGTGTTCCCCGAAATAGGAGAGCAGCACCTGTTCCTGTTCCGGGGTCGAGCAGTTCAGGCGCTGGAAATAATCCTGTGCGGCCGCTTCAACAGAAGAGAAGAACGTCGGTCTCTTCGCCTCGACCGTGAGGTTCGCATGAATTCCCATTTCATATAACACCTGCCAGAGACAGTCCGCCAGCGGTTCTCCGGGATACACGCCCCCATGGAGAGCCGGCCAGAGGTCTATGCTTATTCGGTCCCAGGCTGGGGGCGTCAGAAACCAGAAGAGATGGACGGTGCCGGTGCAGGAGGCCTGCATCTTCTCCAGGGCTTCTCCGATATCCGGCATCGAGAGGGCATACCCGTCGATCACGGCGTCGAACGGACCATCCAGCTCCTGCAGGGATACGTCCTCCCAGCGTTTTGGAATAACCCGGATGCCGGATACTCCTGCTTCACACTCATTCTCCGCCAATCCCTCCCGCATCATCGGAGATGGTTCGACGACCGTGACCCGGCATCCCCGGGCGGCCAGCGGAACCGCGAGGGTTCCGGTCCCTCCCCCGATATCGAGCACCCGAGAGCCGGCAGATATCTTCATGAAGTCGAGGTGCGACCTGATCTTCTCCTGCCACGCCGCCGTCTTCCGGCTCTTCAGGTACAGTTCGAGAACATTCTGTTTGTTCTTCCAGTAGGAATGGGAGGTTCTGTACTTCGGTGCCGCCAACAGGGCGAGTTTCTTCTGCCGCCAGAGATCCCTCCAGTATCGGGAATGGGAGAACGGGGGAACGCAGCCGGGGATGATGGGAGTCATTGGAGTTCGAATGGCGTTATCCTCTACGATTCCAGCACAGTATAATACGACGTGATCCCGCAGTTCTTGCAGAGAACCTTTCCGTCGACGACGATATGCCGGTTGTCCATGACCTGTTCCCCGCAGACACTGCACGTCGCTTTCTCCCGGGGAAAGCCCGGGATATCGTCTTCGGGAACGGAGATCTGCACCCTCTCGATCTTCAGGATCTCCGACTCGGGGATCTCTCCGAGGAGTTTGATCACGTCCTTTGGGTCCAGCTGGTCGTGCTGTGCACGGTTCTTCTCCTGGACAGCAACACGGACTGCTTTGCCGGTTCCGATGTCGACGAAGGTCGCTGCAAATTTGCCGTAGTCGATGTGTTTGAGATTCCGATGGCCCAGCGAGCACCCGGTGATCGCCTGCACGGCATCAGCCCCGCATCGATCGATCTCCAGGTAGACGATCAGATTGCGGTTGTTTTCGTGGGGATCCATCCCCAGTTCCCGCAACCCTGCAATGGCCAGCCGTGTTCCAAGAACGATACCCGGGCAGACATGCCCGTGAAATTCCTTTGCCTTGTTGAATAATTCTTCATACTCACTCATATTTTCACCCTGTATCTTCGTTATACGGTGCTCCACCAGAGGTGTGCACCCAGTGTTCCGTCCCCGAGGACAAGGGCGTCCCCGTCCTGCCGAAGCATCGTCTGGAAATAGTTCCGAACCGTCTCCTCCTGGGCAGGTGTCGTGCAGTTCAGACGCTGCAGGAACTCTTCGACGGCTTCATCCACATTCGCATACCGTGACGGGGGAAAACGGGTGTCCACCTGCAGATTTGCATAGATCTCCATCTCATACAGGACCTGCCAGAGCCAGTCCGCAGTCGGTTCCCCGGGGAAGATGCCACCGTGCAGAAACGGCCACAGGTCCCTGTTGACCTGAACCCATGCCGGCGGTAGCAGGAACCAGAAGAGGTGCACCGTTCCCCGGCAGCAGGCATTCATCTTCTCGAGGGCCTCCCCGATATCCATCATCGTCAGGGAATAGGATGCGATGACGGCATCGAATGGCTCACCCAGTTCGCCGACCCGGACATCCTCCCAGCGTTTGGGGATGACGACAAGATTCTCGATCTTCTCTTCCTGTATCCGGGCCTCCAGCAGTTCCCGCATCACCGGCGAGGGTTCGACCACGGTCACCTTACAACCGCGGGCTGCGAGCGGGATGGCGTAGGTGCCCGGTCCGGCTCCGATATCCAGAACACGCGAACCGTCCGGAATGCTCATCGAATCCAACCGGGTCCGGGTGATCTCGTCATGATTGGTATTCCCTTTCGTGTATACCGTATGAACCTTCTTTTTGTTCCCCCAGAACTGTCGGGAGTTGCCATAATTCGGTACTGCACAATGGGCAAGTTTCAGCTGGCGCCATTGCTCTCTCCAAAAAAACCGGTCGATGGGATGCGGGGAATCTCCCGGGTTGTCAGAAGAAGCCGGGGTACAATGCAATGGTGAATTGTTCATGGAGAGAGATCTTTATTTCCTAGTTATTAAAGTAAAGTTTTAAACAGAATTCTGGCGAGAACTCAGATTGTGCTTCTTCTGGCAGGTCAGATCTCCCCTACCGTCCGGGCCGAACGGTCGACAGATGCCAGCGACACCGGATGCACGATCACGCCAACGAACTGTTCAGACGGTCTTTCCCGAACCAGGCCTCCCCCTCATAGATCAGCGAACCGGTCGGGACCCCGTTCTTCTTGGTCATGACATTGGAAGAGACCATGTCGGACGGTGAATCCACAGGAAGCCCCACATCGATCCCGGTAGACGGGGTGATATTCTGTGAGGGTGATGATGCCGAAGATTTTTCACCGGCGCAACCAGAAAAGGCACACAGAGTTATCAGGAGGGTAAGACTCAGGAACAATAACGAAATCCCCTATAACAAAATCCCCTGAATCTCTGGAAATAATCTGGATCTATTCATACTATAGTCTCCACCATTCAGAGATCAACATCACAGTTTTGTTGAGCATTTTTAGTAACAATTTACGCTTTTTTGGGATATTTAAACTATAATCTATTTACTCAATGCGCCATAAGGTCAATTTCAGATGCAAAAAAAAACGAGGTTTTTCCTGAACCAAGTTTCCGAGAGAGTACCAGAGTGGTTCATATTTGTTAATCTATTGAAGTTAATTTGAAAATAAATCAATTATAATTATAAATAGTCCAACAACCAACCAGATGATGATACACCATGGGTGCTATTCACGAAATCATGCAGCCATTTGCTGGACGGGACCTGCATACATCGGTCCCCGACCTTGATGGGTGGGAGACCGACATCCTGGATTCTTCTGGTAAACCCGGAGTCTCCACACCAGGCAGGGCTTCAGTGCTCCTGTTTATCAGTTTTCTTATGATCGGGACATTTGCAACCCTGCTCATCGTCTGGTAACGAGACGAGGATCAGTAATCAGTACATACTCCAGGAAAAAGAGATCATGATCACCCGTCACCATATCAGTCTCGCATGCGGGGGGATGCTCATCCTGTACCTGCCCCTGATCGCGGGAAACCCAATTCTGCTTCCAGTGGTCGGTTCCGGGGTCTGTGTCGGCGCCGTTCTGCCGGACATTCAGATGAAGCGGCCCCGGCGGTTCAACGCATTATCCCCAATCTGGCTTCTGATCCAGATCTTCAAGAAGACCGTGCTGCGTCTCTACATCTCCCTCTGTGAACGGTTCCTGGGGGTGCAGACAGAGGCTGAAGACAAACGGCTGACCCACTCCCTTCCAGGCCTCTTCTTCCTGACCGGCTTTATCGCGTGCTGCGTCCTCCTGATCATGGGGCTGTTCCCACTCAGTCCGGAACTCCATTACCTGAGAGTATTCTCTGCCGGCATCATCGTCGGCCTGCTCTTCCACTTCTTTGAGGATCTCTGCACCAAGAAGGGGTTGTGCCTCATGTACCCCTTCAACGAGACCTGCCGGATCTCCGGGAGTATCCGACCCTGCAACAAAGAGGATTTCCGTATCCGGCACTTCCATATCATGACCGGCGTCACGATTGTCGCAATATTCCTGCTCTACTGCACAGGACTCTGCCCGGACGACCTGAAGTGGCCGGTGAGTATCGGAGCCCTGGCCGCCTGTGCGGTTATGATGCTGCACGATGCAGAGGTCAGGATGACCGTAACGCCTAGAGGGGATCGGCATCACAACTAAGACCGGGAGATCCAGTGCGGTCGCCCATATTTCCTGCGGGACGGCAGGATTTCTCAGGATGATCCTCACGCCATCTGTGGGGACGGTGCTGGTCTACTGTCTCCTGCCGGTGCTCTTCTTCGCCTCGCTCTTTATCGGGCAGTACCCGGTCTCACCCCTGCATGTGCTCCAGCTGCTGGCCGCACCCCTGGTCGACCTGATACCTGGACACCTCATCCATTTCGAACCGATCTGGACGGCCGCTGAAGAGAGTGTCATCTATCAGGTCAGGCTCCCCCGGGTCATTGCCGCGGTGATCGTGGGTGCCGGGCTCTCGGTGGCCGGCGCTGCCTACCAGGGACTCTTCAAGAACCCGCTGGTCTCGCCGGACATCCTCGGTGTCTCTTCGGGGGCGGGGTTCGGAGCGGCCCTAGCCATCCTCCTGTCATGGAACCTGGCGATGGTCCAGTTGTCAGCCTTCTGCTTTGGAGTCCTGGCCGTGACCGTCACCTACCTGCTCAGCCGGATCTACCGGACGACACCGACCCTGATCCTCGTCCTCTCCGGTATCATTGTTGCGGCCTTCTTCTCTGCTCTGATCTCGCTCACCAAGTACGTCGCCGACCCGTACGAGAAGTTGCCGGCGATCACCTTCTGGCTGATGGGCAGTCTCTCGTCGGTCCGGTACTCGGATATCGTGATGGTGATTCCTCCCTTCCTTATCGCCACGGGTATCCTGCTCCTCATCCGCTGGCGGATCAATCTCCTTGCCGTGGGCGATGACGAGGCCCGGACGCTGGGGATCGACACCAGACGGATGGCACAGGTGATCATCCTCTGTTCGACGCTGATCACCGCATCGGCAGTCTGTATCGCCGGTATCATCGGCTGGGTCGGCCTGGTGGTCCCGCACCTCGGGCGGATGCTGGTCGGCCCGGATTATACCAAACTCTTGCCGGTCTGTCTGCTCTTAGGGGCCTGTTATATGCTCATCATCGACGATCTCGCCCGGATGCTCACGAATGCGGAGATCCCGCTGGGGATCCTGACCGCCATCATCGGGGCGCCGTTCTTTGCCTACCTGCTCAGCCGGAAGTCGGTGGGATGGATATGATCCTCGATGTTCAGGAGGCCGGCTTCCGGTACGACCAGCGGCGGAAGATCTTTTCGGATATCTCATTCAGCCTTGCAGAGCAGGAGGTGCTCTGTATCCTCGGCCCGAACGGGATCGGAAAGTCGACCCTGATCCGCTGCCTGGCGAACCTCAACCCGCTCTGTGACGGGTCGATCCGGCTGCATGACCGGGATATCAGATCACTGAACCGCCGGGATGTGGCAAAGATTATCGGATACGTCCCCCAGGCCCACGAGATCGTCTTCCCCTTTCAGGTCCGGGACTTCGTCCTGATGGGCAGGGCGCCTCACCTCGATCTCTTCTCGTCCCCGGACAGAGAGGACCATGCGAAAACCGATGCAGCGATGGACCTCGTCGGCATCACCCGGATCGCCGACAAACCGGTGAACGAGATCAGCGGTGGAGAGTATCAACTGGCCATGATCGCCCGGGCCCTGGCCCAGGAGCCGGAGGTCCTGCTGCTGGACGAACCGACCTCGCACCTCGACTTCGGCAACCAGATCCGGGTCCTAGAGATCATCGACCGGCTCGCCCGCGACGGGTTATCGGTGATCATGAGTTCCCATTTCCCGGACCATGCGTTCCTGTCTTCCAACAACGTGGCGATCATGCAGGACGGGACGTTCATGGCCTACGGGCCGGCTGAAGCGGTGGTCACCGAAGAGAACCTGAGGCGGGCGTACGGGGTGGATGTCTCGATCATCTACAATCACGATGTCGCTCGCCAGGTCTGCGTGCCCCATATGTCCGGACAGTGCCGGTGCAGAGATACGCAGCATCCGGAGTCCATGAACGCGTTCAAACCTGTCTCAAAGAATGAGGTGAAATCATGAATCAGAAACAAGCATGCCCCAATTCCCTGACCAATGAGAGAAAGGCCCGGGAGTTCAACGAGGTGGCGAAGCAGGTCTTCGCCCCCATCTATCCGGTGATTGCCGAACAGATCCTGGCAAAAACAAAAATAATGTCCGGCCAGGGCCTGGACATCGGCAGCGGGCCGGGACATCTCGCGCTCGCCGTCGCAGCCCGGTCGGATCTCACCATGTATGCCATGGACTGCTCCCCGATCATGAAAGCGATCGCCCAGGAAAATATCGACGAACAGAACCGTTCAAAGACAGTGAAACCCGTTCTGGGCGATGTTCACACGATCCCGTTCGATGACGGGACCTTCGACCTCGTCGTCAGCCGCGGCTCCTGGTTCTTCTGGGAGGATCCCCTCGTTGCATTCCGGGAGATCCTGAGGGTCATGAAGGACGACGGGTGGGCGTATATCGGTGGCGGTTTTGGGAATAATTCCCTGAAACACGAGATCATTGAGACGATGAAGGTCCGGGATCCCGACTGGGAGCGAGGGTTCCGGAACCGGCAGGGGACCAGAAACCGGAAGAATGTCGACGGGATTCTGAACACCGCTGCCGGGGCCGGCCATTATGGATTCATCGATGACGAATCCGGGCTCTGGATCTGGATGCGGCGCTGACGTATCGGATGTGATCGCTATGCGCTGTGAAATTTGTGAACATACCTGTGAGATTCCGGAGGGAAAGGCTGGCAGATGCAGGATGTATATCACGAGTGACGGTACGATCACCGAACGGTTCGCCGGGTCGTATCTGGTGAGGTACCCGATCAGCATCGAGACGATGCCCCTCCTTCACTTCTATCCCCGGGGAAAATTTCTCCAGGTGAGCACCATCAGGTGTAACTTTTCCTGCACCGGCTGTGTCTCCGAGGTATTGACCCGGGCGACGAAGAAATTCGGGCCGGCGCTGACGAAACTGACCCCCGACGAGATCGTCGACCGGGCAGAAGCAGAGCACTGTCTGGGCATCATGTTCTGTCTGAACGAACCCGCCGTCTCCTTCGGGACATTTCTCGACCTGGCCGAGACCGCCCACAGCCGGGGGCTGCTGGTCGGGTGTTCCACCAACGGCTACTTCACGGAGAGCGCCCTCCGCCGGCTTCTCCCCTTCATCGATGCCGTGAACATCGAGTTGAACGGACGGAGCGATGAGGAGGACCAGGCGTGCGGGGCCGAGCATGCAGAACCGGTATTCCGGAATATCAGGACGCTGTTTATGAATGGGGTCCATGTCGAGGTCGCGGTGATGCATATGAACGGCAATGAGGAGGAGGTGCTCGCTGCCTGTCAGGAGATCGCCGGGATCTCTCCGGCCATTCCCATCCAGGTCATGCGGTTCATCCCGCTGGGATCCGCCGATCTCTCCCTCGAACCTTCTATCCACCAATCCGAACGGTTCTGCGATACGATCAGGAACTATTCATCGTTCGTGTACCTGTTCAACTCTCCCGGGAGTCCGTACCTCAACACCCTCTGTCCCCATTGTGGAGAACCGGTGATCACCCGGGAGATGCTGGGGCCGATGGGGGCACGAATCATCGGTCTTCAACCGCTGGGGGTGTGCGCCTGCGGGTATCACCTGCCCGTGACCGGCTCGATTGCATCGGGTTCGTTTCTGGAAGAGGGGATGATGGGGGGCTACCGCCCGACCCGGGCATTCGAGATCATCCAGGCGATCCTGACCTGCCTGGATGTCACCGATGATACGGCCTGCGCCCGGGTCTGGCTCGATTTCATGCAGAGCAACTACATCAACGAGCTTCACAAGAAGATCCAGACGATCGATTCCTATTACGAGATCGTGACCTATCTGGCCGGACTGACCGGACGGGAGGCGAAGGGAGCCGAACTCATCGAACATATGCAGGCGAGGGCGGGGTTCATCCAGGATCACGTATCCGCCCTGCCCAAGCCCCGGGTGTATTACATGATGGGCACCCCGTTCTTTGCGCTCAACGAGGGACGGTTTGAGACCCGTCTGGTCGAGGCCGCCGGCGGGTTCTCGGTGAACCGGGACCTGCCGAGGATGGGAAAGCCCGGAATTACCGTGACGCCGGCTGACCTTGAGAGGATGGACCCGGATATCATCGTCATATCCGGGCTCTTCTCCAGTCCGCCGGAGGAGGTGATGGCCTTCTGCAGGGAGCACGGGGTGTGTACCCGGGCTGCTGACGCCGGAAAGATCGTCAGTATGCCCCCATCCTGGGATTTCGGGAATCCACGCTGGATCCTGGGGCTCATGGTGCTTGCAAATGCCCTTCACCCGGAGGTGTTCCAGTTCGATCTGGACGCCGAAGCGGACACTTTTTATCGAAAATTCTATGGCATGCCGTTTGTGGATGCACAACCCAACCGGTCGTTCTTCAGACCGGATCCCGGCGCAGCCGGCCCCAATGAACTGATCTAAAAACCTGGAGTATTCGTATGAAAAAGAATTACCAGATAATCCTGATTATCGCAGCGGTCCTCGTCATCGCAGGAATCGCTGCTGTTGTAATGAGCGGTGCCGCCTCGGCGAATACACCGTCATCGGTATCACATGGAAACAGTACAAAGACCATCTCCGATATGCTGGGCCGGACGCTGGTTGTCCCCCAGACGATCACTCGAGTGCTCAGCACGGAACCGCCGACCACGATCCTCACCTATGTGCTGGCACCGGACAAACTGATCGGGGTCAACTTCGATCTGAACCAGATCAACGGTTCCGTCTACCTGCCTGAAAAATATCGTTCCCTCCCCAATGTCGGCGGCTGGTACGGCAAAACGACCGGGAATTATGAGACGTTCATATCAATGAACCCCGAGGTCATTCTCTATGGCGGTATGAACGAGGGAAACTTTTCAGGCACGCTGGATGAGCGCCAGCAGAAGTTCGGCGTAATACCGGTTGCCGGGGTGCTGGATTCCATGAATGCCACAGATTACAATCCATCGATCCGCTTCCTTGGCACACTGCTTGGCGCTGATCAGCAGGCAGCATCGCTCTCCGAGTTCTATAACCGGGTGCTCTCAAATGTCACCTCACGGGTTTCAGGTATTCCAAAGAATGAGCGTGTCGGGGTTTATTACGCAGAAGGCCCCAAGGGACTCCAGACCGATCCCTCGGGTTCTACGCATGCGGATCTGATCGAGCTGGCCGGCGGGGTCAATGTGGCTGATTGTCAGATCACACCAGGGAATGGTATGACAGCGGTCTCGATGGAGCAGGTGACGAAGTGGAACCCAGATGTGATCATCGTGGGCGACCCGGACTTTTACAGCACGGTCTATAACGACACCCTCTGGCAGTCGATTCCAGCGGTGAAGAACCACCGGGTCTATCTCGTTCCGCAGTCACCATTCACCTGGTTCGACCGGCCACCGGGCGTCAACCGGATCCTCGGTATCCCGTGGACGGCGAAGATCCTGTACCCCGAGAAGTTCACCGATACGAACATGCCGGCGCTCACCCGGGAGTTCTATTCGAAGTTCTACCACTACAACCTGACGGATGACGAGGTGAACAGTCTGCTGGATCCTCTGCTCCGGTAACGGTCTGCACTGAATGATGGGGAGTTTTCCCCATACTTTTTTTTAGGTTTTTTTTCCCTTGTCACATCACCCGCGGATCGCATCCGGTTCCCCGGGCGGGCCACGGTGATTTCGAGGAGAAGGACGACGGTGTGAAGGGGCCGGCTTCGTCGTGATCCCGTTCGGGCGCCGGCGGGGGTTCGGGTGGTGGTGTGTTTTTTGTGGCGAGCGGGACGGTGCTTGGTTATGGCATAAATCAGGAGTATATACGTGGTTTTCCGAATTGAAGGAATGATTTATTGCGGGATTATATCCCCACAAATGTGGGGAACAAAATAATAATATCAAAACATTCGAATGGTATATCGGTTCATCCCTTCACTTGTGAGGAACCCATAATAAATTTTTATGTTCAGAAACATCAATCGGTTCATCCCCACGCTTGTGGGGAACTCTGACATTCTTTTTCACTCCTTGTATACTAATACGGTTCATCCCCACGCTTGTGGGGAACAGGATACTAATATCAAAACATTCGAATGGTGTATCGGTTTATCCCCACAAGCGTGGGGAACTCTTAGGATTTGGTGATCACATCGGTTCGCTAATGGTTCACCCCCCCTCATATGTGAGGTAATATTAGTTAATCAATTCATCTTCTATACTTTACTCAGTTCATTCCCAGATGTGTGGAACTTGCCATCCATGAGTATCACAATGACCCGGAATCTTAGTTCATCCTCACGCTTGTGGGGAACTCTTCCGCCAATCTGCAGACACCGACGGGTTGAACGGTTCATCCCCACGCTTGTGGGGAACTCATCATACTGTGCCGTTCGTCGAGGCGCAGCTCCGGTTCATCCCCACGCTTGTGGGGAACTCCTCCCTCCAGATCCTCGTATCCTGAGCGTACTCGGTTCATCCCCACGCTTGTGGGGAACTCCACATAAATCTGGTGGAGCGGATGCAATTAAACGGTTCATCCCCACGCTTGTGGGGAACTCTCATCCTGGGTGAGGAGG is part of the Methanosphaerula palustris E1-9c genome and encodes:
- a CDS encoding class I SAM-dependent methyltransferase, encoding MTPIIPGCVPPFSHSRYWRDLWRQKKLALLAAPKYRTSHSYWKNKQNVLELYLKSRKTAAWQEKIRSHLDFMKISAGSRVLDIGGGTGTLAVPLAARGCRVTVVEPSPMMREGLAENECEAGVSGIRVIPKRWEDVSLQELDGPFDAVIDGYALSMPDIGEALEKMQASCTGTVHLFWFLTPPAWDRISIDLWPALHGGVYPGEPLADCLWQVLYEMGIHANLTVEAKRPTFFSSVEAAAQDYFQRLNCSTPEQEQVLLSYFGEHLHRSGDGFSFGGRSFSAHIWWNGGDGTA
- a CDS encoding TOBE domain-containing protein; the protein is MKISARNQIAGTVKSIKKGPVSTEVVITIAGGNELVSSITTTSAENMNLKEGSKVFAVIKASEVMVGTD
- a CDS encoding FecCD family ABC transporter permease; this encodes MILTPSVGTVLVYCLLPVLFFASLFIGQYPVSPLHVLQLLAAPLVDLIPGHLIHFEPIWTAAEESVIYQVRLPRVIAAVIVGAGLSVAGAAYQGLFKNPLVSPDILGVSSGAGFGAALAILLSWNLAMVQLSAFCFGVLAVTVTYLLSRIYRTTPTLILVLSGIIVAAFFSALISLTKYVADPYEKLPAITFWLMGSLSSVRYSDIVMVIPPFLIATGILLLIRWRINLLAVGDDEARTLGIDTRRMAQVIILCSTLITASAVCIAGIIGWVGLVVPHLGRMLVGPDYTKLLPVCLLLGACYMLIIDDLARMLTNAEIPLGILTAIIGAPFFAYLLSRKSVGWI
- a CDS encoding FmdE family protein, producing MSEYEELFNKAKEFHGHVCPGIVLGTRLAIAGLRELGMDPHENNRNLIVYLEIDRCGADAVQAITGCSLGHRNLKHIDYGKFAATFVDIGTGKAVRVAVQEKNRAQHDQLDPKDVIKLLGEIPESEILKIERVQISVPEDDIPGFPREKATCSVCGEQVMDNRHIVVDGKVLCKNCGITSYYTVLES
- a CDS encoding radical SAM protein — translated: MYITSDGTITERFAGSYLVRYPISIETMPLLHFYPRGKFLQVSTIRCNFSCTGCVSEVLTRATKKFGPALTKLTPDEIVDRAEAEHCLGIMFCLNEPAVSFGTFLDLAETAHSRGLLVGCSTNGYFTESALRRLLPFIDAVNIELNGRSDEEDQACGAEHAEPVFRNIRTLFMNGVHVEVAVMHMNGNEEEVLAACQEIAGISPAIPIQVMRFIPLGSADLSLEPSIHQSERFCDTIRNYSSFVYLFNSPGSPYLNTLCPHCGEPVITREMLGPMGARIIGLQPLGVCACGYHLPVTGSIASGSFLEEGMMGGYRPTRAFEIIQAILTCLDVTDDTACARVWLDFMQSNYINELHKKIQTIDSYYEIVTYLAGLTGREAKGAELIEHMQARAGFIQDHVSALPKPRVYYMMGTPFFALNEGRFETRLVEAAGGFSVNRDLPRMGKPGITVTPADLERMDPDIIVISGLFSSPPEEVMAFCREHGVCTRAADAGKIVSMPPSWDFGNPRWILGLMVLANALHPEVFQFDLDAEADTFYRKFYGMPFVDAQPNRSFFRPDPGAAGPNELI
- a CDS encoding ABC transporter substrate-binding protein, with amino-acid sequence MKKNYQIILIIAAVLVIAGIAAVVMSGAASANTPSSVSHGNSTKTISDMLGRTLVVPQTITRVLSTEPPTTILTYVLAPDKLIGVNFDLNQINGSVYLPEKYRSLPNVGGWYGKTTGNYETFISMNPEVILYGGMNEGNFSGTLDERQQKFGVIPVAGVLDSMNATDYNPSIRFLGTLLGADQQAASLSEFYNRVLSNVTSRVSGIPKNERVGVYYAEGPKGLQTDPSGSTHADLIELAGGVNVADCQITPGNGMTAVSMEQVTKWNPDVIIVGDPDFYSTVYNDTLWQSIPAVKNHRVYLVPQSPFTWFDRPPGVNRILGIPWTAKILYPEKFTDTNMPALTREFYSKFYHYNLTDDEVNSLLDPLLR
- a CDS encoding class I SAM-dependent methyltransferase, whose amino-acid sequence is MNNSPLHCTPASSDNPGDSPHPIDRFFWREQWRQLKLAHCAVPNYGNSRQFWGNKKKVHTVYTKGNTNHDEITRTRLDSMSIPDGSRVLDIGAGPGTYAIPLAARGCKVTVVEPSPVMRELLEARIQEEKIENLVVIPKRWEDVRVGELGEPFDAVIASYSLTMMDIGEALEKMNACCRGTVHLFWFLLPPAWVQVNRDLWPFLHGGIFPGEPTADWLWQVLYEMEIYANLQVDTRFPPSRYANVDEAVEEFLQRLNCTTPAQEETVRNYFQTMLRQDGDALVLGDGTLGAHLWWSTV
- a CDS encoding class I SAM-dependent methyltransferase — its product is MNQKQACPNSLTNERKAREFNEVAKQVFAPIYPVIAEQILAKTKIMSGQGLDIGSGPGHLALAVAARSDLTMYAMDCSPIMKAIAQENIDEQNRSKTVKPVLGDVHTIPFDDGTFDLVVSRGSWFFWEDPLVAFREILRVMKDDGWAYIGGGFGNNSLKHEIIETMKVRDPDWERGFRNRQGTRNRKNVDGILNTAAGAGHYGFIDDESGLWIWMRR
- a CDS encoding ABC transporter ATP-binding protein, whose product is MILDVQEAGFRYDQRRKIFSDISFSLAEQEVLCILGPNGIGKSTLIRCLANLNPLCDGSIRLHDRDIRSLNRRDVAKIIGYVPQAHEIVFPFQVRDFVLMGRAPHLDLFSSPDREDHAKTDAAMDLVGITRIADKPVNEISGGEYQLAMIARALAQEPEVLLLDEPTSHLDFGNQIRVLEIIDRLARDGLSVIMSSHFPDHAFLSSNNVAIMQDGTFMAYGPAEAVVTEENLRRAYGVDVSIIYNHDVARQVCVPHMSGQCRCRDTQHPESMNAFKPVSKNEVKS
- a CDS encoding metal-dependent hydrolase, which codes for MITRHHISLACGGMLILYLPLIAGNPILLPVVGSGVCVGAVLPDIQMKRPRRFNALSPIWLLIQIFKKTVLRLYISLCERFLGVQTEAEDKRLTHSLPGLFFLTGFIACCVLLIMGLFPLSPELHYLRVFSAGIIVGLLFHFFEDLCTKKGLCLMYPFNETCRISGSIRPCNKEDFRIRHFHIMTGVTIVAIFLLYCTGLCPDDLKWPVSIGALAACAVMMLHDAEVRMTVTPRGDRHHN